In the genome of Hyphobacterium sp. CCMP332, one region contains:
- a CDS encoding ZIP family metal transporter: MIVLKAIILTLITLLPGILIMKLGSINKFNFKFLLIFSGAFLLSITILHILPDIFYQSGATFKISLFVLIGVFVQMTLESFTSGIEHGHWHDHGIKNRSTAFPYGLTIALCLHSLLEGAILSQDGHSHGHGMYDSLLIGIAVHKIPAAVALVSVLMSEIKNSKITLTILAIFAISSPIGMLLSEYLQNSNVILDNSFDVIMALAAGSFIYISATILFEARQDHKIKLGNIVPALIGALSAILIEVL, translated from the coding sequence ATGATTGTATTAAAGGCGATTATATTGACTTTGATCACCCTATTGCCCGGCATTTTGATTATGAAATTGGGTTCGATCAACAAATTCAATTTTAAATTTCTTTTGATTTTTAGTGGAGCCTTTCTCTTGTCAATTACCATACTTCATATTTTGCCGGATATTTTTTATCAGTCGGGAGCAACTTTTAAAATATCACTCTTTGTACTGATTGGGGTTTTTGTACAAATGACGCTGGAATCATTTACATCGGGAATTGAACATGGCCATTGGCATGATCACGGAATTAAAAACCGATCAACCGCCTTTCCTTATGGCCTTACGATTGCCTTGTGTTTGCACTCTTTATTGGAAGGGGCCATACTTTCACAAGATGGTCATTCGCATGGTCATGGCATGTATGATTCATTGCTGATTGGCATAGCTGTTCATAAAATTCCGGCAGCGGTTGCGCTGGTATCGGTGTTGATGTCTGAAATAAAAAACTCAAAAATCACCTTGACCATTCTAGCAATTTTTGCGATTTCATCTCCAATAGGGATGTTGCTAAGTGAGTATTTGCAAAACAGCAATGTCATTCTGGACAATTCCTTTGATGTGATCATGGCTTTGGCAGCGGGCAGTTTTATTTATATTTCTGCTACCATCTTATTTGAAGCCCGACAGGATCATAAAATAAAG
- a CDS encoding class I SAM-dependent methyltransferase: MCDSKAWFEEWFDTPYYHILYKDRDFREAGLFIDNLVDELKMQAGQKVLDLACGKGRHSIYLNQKGMDVVGADLSDKNIALAKEFENSSLHFKVHDMRKSIVENRYDFVLNLFTSFGYFESDEENLQTLSSVFGGLKPGGEFVLDFLNTEKVLNSGTEETIKNIDGIEFRIKKYLSKGFLHKSIKFTIGGEEKAYEEKVMAISEMKFQEYFSKLGFEIVAVYGDYNLGHFNSEKSERLIYRLLKP; the protein is encoded by the coding sequence ATGTGCGATTCAAAAGCCTGGTTTGAGGAATGGTTTGATACTCCCTATTACCACATTCTATACAAAGACCGGGATTTCCGTGAGGCAGGACTTTTTATTGATAATTTAGTTGATGAGCTAAAAATGCAAGCCGGTCAGAAAGTACTTGATTTGGCCTGTGGTAAAGGAAGACATAGCATTTATCTCAATCAAAAAGGCATGGATGTCGTCGGAGCCGATCTTTCCGATAAAAATATTGCCCTGGCAAAGGAATTTGAAAATTCAAGTTTGCACTTTAAGGTGCATGACATGCGAAAATCCATTGTGGAAAATCGCTACGACTTCGTTTTAAATTTATTTACAAGTTTCGGTTATTTTGAATCAGATGAAGAAAATCTTCAAACGCTTTCATCGGTCTTTGGAGGACTAAAACCGGGTGGCGAATTTGTTTTGGATTTTCTTAATACGGAAAAGGTCTTGAACAGCGGCACTGAAGAAACAATAAAAAATATTGATGGAATTGAGTTCAGAATAAAAAAATACCTAAGCAAAGGATTTCTACACAAATCGATAAAATTCACCATTGGCGGAGAAGAAAAAGCTTATGAAGAAAAGGTAATGGCCATTTCAGAGATGAAATTTCAGGAATATTTTTCAAAGCTCGGTTTTGAAATTGTCGCTGTTTACGGCGACTATAATTTAGGTCATTTTAATTCTGAAAAATCAGAAAGGTTGATTTACAGATTGCTTAAACCATGA
- a CDS encoding PspC domain-containing protein, whose amino-acid sequence MTEKRLTRSRGDRIIAGVCGGLAKYFGLDPVLIRVIFLIALLGFGTGLLPYLVLWIVMPNEN is encoded by the coding sequence ATGACTGAAAAAAGACTTACACGTTCAAGAGGAGACAGGATAATTGCCGGGGTTTGCGGTGGACTCGCAAAATACTTCGGATTAGACCCTGTTTTGATTAGAGTGATATTTTTAATTGCCCTATTGGGCTTTGGCACAGGACTTTTACCTTATTTGGTGTTGTGGATAGTAATGCCAAATGAAAATTAA
- a CDS encoding ABC transporter ATP-binding protein, producing the protein MAEKREIKKGNVIDFDVLKRIFKYVKPYLGLFYLVVFLTIASAALAPIRPFLISHIIDEEIVNRDIDGLVFMTLVLVGLLIVQSVSQYYQAYLSQVLGQNVVRDLRIKLYRHILSLRLKFFDRTPIGRLVTRSISDVETLSDIFSQGFAAIAGDLLQLVFILVLMFYTSWKLTLVSLSTLPLLLFSTYIFKEKIKISFNDVRNAVSNLNSFVQEHITGMAIVQIFNSEKREYKKFQEINKEHLNANVRSVLYYSIYFPVAEVIGAAGTGLLVWYGAKGVLQDEVTLGNLIAFIMYISMFFRPIRMIADRFNTLQMGVVSSERIFKLLDNDSQIQNNGDYRPESIKGNVHFKNVWFAYNDEDYVLRDINFEVKSGQTVALVGATGAGKSSTINLLSRFYEINKGEICVDGRDMRDYDLEILRKHIGVVLQDVFLFSDTIFNNITLGNPEIDIQTVKNAAELVGARKFIERLPGGFEYNVMERGATLSVGQRQLISFIRAIVYDPEIIVLDEATSSVDVETEVLIQKAIEKMMKGRTSIVIAHRLSTIKSADLIIVLDKGKIVEKGKHDELLKQNGFYARLHEMQFRNVIVS; encoded by the coding sequence ATGGCGGAAAAAAGAGAAATAAAAAAAGGCAATGTTATAGATTTTGATGTTCTGAAAAGAATATTCAAATATGTAAAACCCTATCTGGGGCTTTTTTATCTTGTGGTGTTCCTTACCATTGCTTCTGCGGCTCTGGCGCCAATAAGGCCATTTCTAATCTCTCATATCATTGATGAGGAAATTGTCAACAGGGATATTGACGGTCTGGTTTTCATGACCCTTGTTTTGGTTGGTTTATTGATTGTTCAGTCTGTTTCGCAATATTATCAGGCTTATTTATCACAGGTTCTTGGGCAGAATGTGGTTCGCGATCTGCGAATTAAATTGTATCGACATATTTTAAGCCTCAGGTTAAAGTTTTTTGATCGCACACCCATCGGAAGATTGGTGACCAGAAGTATTTCTGATGTTGAAACTCTTTCGGATATATTTTCGCAGGGCTTTGCCGCAATTGCCGGTGATTTATTGCAGCTCGTTTTTATTCTGGTTTTGATGTTTTACACCAGTTGGAAGCTGACCCTGGTGAGTTTATCGACTTTGCCACTCCTGCTTTTCAGCACCTATATTTTTAAAGAAAAGATTAAGATTTCCTTTAACGATGTGAGGAATGCGGTATCAAACCTCAATTCATTTGTTCAGGAGCACATCACCGGAATGGCGATTGTTCAGATTTTCAATTCTGAAAAAAGAGAGTATAAAAAGTTTCAGGAAATCAATAAAGAGCATTTAAATGCCAATGTGCGTTCGGTTTTATACTATTCGATTTATTTTCCCGTAGCAGAAGTTATCGGCGCTGCCGGCACGGGTTTATTGGTTTGGTATGGAGCAAAGGGGGTATTGCAGGATGAAGTGACGCTCGGTAACCTAATTGCCTTTATTATGTACATATCCATGTTTTTTCGACCCATTCGTATGATCGCCGATCGCTTTAATACCCTTCAAATGGGCGTGGTGAGTTCAGAGCGTATTTTTAAATTGTTGGACAACGACAGTCAGATTCAAAATAATGGCGACTACCGGCCGGAATCCATAAAAGGCAATGTGCATTTTAAAAATGTATGGTTTGCCTATAACGATGAAGATTATGTTCTCAGGGATATTAATTTTGAGGTTAAATCCGGACAAACTGTAGCCCTTGTCGGTGCTACCGGAGCGGGAAAATCTTCCACCATTAACCTCTTAAGCCGCTTCTATGAAATCAATAAAGGAGAAATATGTGTCGATGGCAGAGATATGCGCGATTACGATCTTGAGATACTGAGAAAACATATTGGGGTGGTTTTACAAGATGTGTTTCTTTTTTCAGATACCATCTTTAATAATATCACCTTGGGTAATCCTGAAATTGATATTCAAACAGTAAAAAACGCGGCTGAACTGGTCGGAGCAAGAAAGTTTATTGAGCGATTGCCGGGAGGTTTTGAATACAATGTGATGGAACGAGGGGCGACGCTTTCGGTTGGACAGAGACAATTAATTTCATTTATCAGGGCCATTGTTTACGATCCGGAAATCATTGTTTTGGATGAAGCCACCTCATCGGTGGATGTGGAAACCGAAGTATTGATTCAAAAGGCAATAGAGAAAATGATGAAAGGAAGAACTTCTATAGTAATTGCTCACAGATTGTCAACCATTAAAAGTGCCGATTTGATCATTGTACTTGATAAGGGAAAGATCGTAGAAAAAGGTAAACACGATGAACTTTTGAAACAAAATGGATTTTATGCCAGGCTACACGAAATGCAGTTTAGAAATGTAATAGTGAGTTAA
- the truA gene encoding tRNA pseudouridine(38-40) synthase TruA — protein sequence MKYALQFAYKGTNYHGWQIQDNAHSVQAELNRALETLLKHPIKTLGSGRTDKGVHAREQFAMFDSIHDLNSYDHLKSINALLPNDISVFGIYRIGEDANLRFDAIERVYEYRICRQRDPFELETCAFLFSQMDKELLNRGAEYLLTQKNFAAFAKSGSDQRTSICNISRADWKFDGHLWTFEIAADRFLRNMVRAIVGSLVELAEGKIDLKSYKKIFESDKRSSAGRSVPAEGLFLKKVTYPKRYFQDI from the coding sequence ATGAAATACGCACTTCAATTTGCATATAAGGGGACCAATTATCATGGTTGGCAAATTCAGGACAATGCACATTCCGTTCAGGCGGAGTTAAACCGGGCTTTGGAAACCCTGCTCAAACATCCTATTAAGACTTTGGGATCAGGAAGGACGGATAAAGGTGTACACGCAAGGGAACAGTTTGCAATGTTTGATTCCATCCATGATTTAAATTCTTACGATCATTTGAAATCAATTAATGCCCTTTTGCCAAATGATATATCGGTTTTTGGAATTTACAGAATTGGTGAAGATGCAAACCTGAGATTCGATGCCATTGAAAGAGTGTATGAATACAGGATATGCCGCCAAAGAGACCCTTTTGAATTGGAAACTTGTGCATTTTTGTTTTCACAAATGGATAAGGAATTATTGAACCGTGGGGCTGAATATTTGTTGACACAAAAGAATTTTGCTGCATTTGCAAAAAGCGGCTCGGATCAACGCACAAGTATTTGCAATATAAGTCGCGCGGACTGGAAATTTGATGGCCATCTTTGGACTTTTGAAATTGCAGCCGATCGTTTTTTAAGAAATATGGTTCGGGCAATTGTTGGCAGTCTGGTTGAATTGGCGGAGGGTAAAATAGACTTAAAATCATATAAGAAAATCTTCGAATCGGATAAAAGAAGCAGTGCGGGAAGATCGGTACCTGCAGAAGGCTTATTTTTGAAAAAAGTCACTTATCCAAAGAGGTATTTTCAAGACATTTAA
- a CDS encoding DEAD/DEAH box helicase, translating into MDFKDLKLNPQMLKAIAAKGYQKPTEIQQKAIPSILGGQDIIGIAQTGTGKTAAYLLPILVKLNFAQFEDPRAIILAPTRELAIQIDKEIEEFAAFTDLRHLAVYGGTGINPQMEAIEKGLDILVATPGRLLDISKKHGINLKRIRILVLDEADRVMDMGFMPQINRILELVPMKKQCMLFSATMSEAVERIASDFVEFPHRIEISPQATPAETVSQLFYRAPNIRSKINLLSYLLENKYPNGKVIVFCRTKKSADDVFKFIQRKLSEEVRVIHANKGQNTRINSINAFKNNEIRILVATDVSARGIDISDVVAVINFNVPIMYEDYVHRIGRTGRAENKGTAISMADEAEQWHLGEIEKLIQMKIPEKQWPAVVEITETPFEEQQAINRELDYLKRKNDPDFKGAFHEKNQHKRFGKKKKRRK; encoded by the coding sequence ATGGATTTCAAAGACCTCAAGCTCAATCCTCAAATGCTTAAAGCTATTGCTGCAAAAGGCTATCAAAAGCCTACTGAAATACAGCAAAAGGCCATTCCCTCTATTTTAGGAGGTCAGGATATCATTGGAATTGCCCAGACCGGAACCGGTAAAACGGCCGCCTATCTTTTGCCCATTCTGGTGAAATTGAATTTCGCTCAATTTGAAGACCCAAGAGCTATTATTTTAGCTCCGACTAGAGAACTAGCGATCCAAATCGATAAAGAAATTGAAGAATTCGCTGCTTTTACCGATTTACGTCATCTGGCTGTTTATGGAGGCACCGGCATCAATCCGCAAATGGAAGCCATTGAAAAAGGCCTGGATATTCTGGTTGCCACGCCTGGAAGGTTATTAGATATTTCTAAAAAACATGGAATCAATCTTAAACGCATTAGAATCCTTGTTTTAGACGAAGCGGACCGGGTAATGGATATGGGTTTCATGCCACAAATCAATAGAATACTGGAGCTGGTTCCAATGAAAAAACAATGCATGCTGTTTTCCGCCACCATGTCTGAGGCCGTTGAACGGATTGCTTCCGATTTTGTAGAATTTCCGCATCGTATAGAAATCAGTCCACAGGCCACTCCGGCAGAAACCGTTTCACAGCTTTTCTACAGGGCGCCAAATATCCGAAGTAAAATAAATCTGCTTTCTTATTTGCTGGAAAATAAATACCCCAATGGTAAAGTCATTGTTTTTTGCAGAACCAAAAAATCCGCAGATGATGTGTTTAAGTTTATTCAAAGAAAATTGAGTGAGGAAGTAAGGGTTATTCACGCCAATAAAGGACAGAATACACGTATTAATTCGATCAATGCATTTAAAAACAATGAAATAAGAATTTTGGTTGCCACCGATGTCAGTGCCAGGGGCATTGATATTTCTGATGTAGTTGCAGTAATTAATTTTAACGTGCCGATTATGTATGAAGATTATGTGCACAGAATCGGGAGAACCGGAAGGGCTGAAAATAAAGGAACTGCTATCAGTATGGCGGATGAGGCAGAACAATGGCATTTGGGTGAAATTGAAAAATTGATTCAAATGAAAATTCCTGAAAAGCAATGGCCTGCAGTAGTTGAAATAACTGAAACACCGTTCGAAGAGCAACAAGCGATCAATCGCGAACTCGATTATTTAAAGAGGAAAAACGATCCGGATTTCAAAGGAGCATTTCATGAGAAAAACCAACATAAACGATTCGGCAAAAAGAAAAAAAGGAGAAAATAG
- a CDS encoding tryptophanase, producing the protein MEGFNTIFEPFKIKTVESIKLTSREERIKYLKEAYYNPFLLESDKVIIDLLTDSGTSAMSSEQWAGMMRGDESYAGARSWIRMRDTILDLSGYKHILPTHQGRAAERILYGYLGGKGKIFISNTLFDTTRANIEFSGAEGIDIPISENSQPSLYHPFKGNMDIAGLENLIKEKSPENIGAVVLTVTNNSGGGQPVSMENTRAISEICKKYAVKFFLDSCRIAENSYFIKKREKEFENVSYKEIAREMFSLADGTIMSAKKDGLVNMGGFLAFNDDELNEKLQNLLIITEGFTTYGGLSGRDMEAIATGLNEVFEHDYLHYRIRSIAYLGDRLKKMGVPIMEPTGGHAVYIDAKALYPQIPLDHYPGQALVCELYVEGGIRAVEIGSVMFGKYNKRHELIPASMELVRLAIPRRVYTQSHMDFVIEVFEKIMQKREKTTGLKIVYEQPFLRHFTAHFEHS; encoded by the coding sequence ATGGAAGGCTTCAATACGATTTTCGAACCCTTTAAAATTAAGACGGTTGAATCAATAAAATTAACAAGCCGTGAGGAGAGAATTAAATATTTAAAAGAAGCGTATTATAATCCATTTCTTCTCGAAAGCGATAAGGTAATCATTGACCTTCTTACCGATAGTGGTACCTCCGCCATGAGTTCAGAACAGTGGGCCGGAATGATGCGCGGAGATGAATCTTATGCGGGAGCTCGTTCCTGGATCAGGATGCGCGACACCATTTTAGACCTAAGCGGATACAAACATATTTTACCTACCCATCAGGGCAGGGCGGCCGAACGAATATTGTACGGTTATCTGGGTGGAAAGGGAAAGATTTTTATTAGCAATACGCTTTTTGACACCACAAGAGCAAATATTGAATTTTCGGGAGCAGAGGGCATTGATATTCCCATAAGCGAAAACAGCCAGCCATCCTTGTACCATCCATTTAAGGGAAATATGGATATCGCCGGGCTTGAAAATCTTATTAAAGAAAAGTCCCCCGAAAACATTGGTGCTGTGGTGCTTACCGTAACCAATAACAGCGGTGGAGGTCAGCCTGTGAGCATGGAAAACACCAGAGCCATATCAGAAATATGTAAAAAATATGCTGTGAAGTTTTTCTTAGACAGCTGCAGAATTGCTGAAAACAGTTATTTCATAAAGAAAAGAGAAAAGGAATTTGAGAATGTCTCTTATAAAGAAATAGCAAGAGAAATGTTTTCCCTGGCAGACGGCACCATAATGAGCGCCAAAAAAGATGGCCTTGTAAATATGGGAGGATTTCTGGCTTTCAATGACGATGAACTCAATGAAAAACTTCAAAACCTGTTAATTATCACAGAAGGATTTACCACTTACGGCGGATTGTCAGGCAGGGATATGGAAGCAATTGCAACAGGCTTGAATGAAGTTTTTGAACACGATTATTTGCATTACCGCATTCGAAGCATTGCCTATCTGGGTGATCGATTAAAAAAAATGGGAGTTCCGATCATGGAACCCACTGGCGGGCATGCAGTTTATATCGATGCAAAAGCACTCTATCCCCAAATTCCACTGGATCACTATCCCGGTCAGGCATTGGTATGCGAGTTATATGTAGAAGGGGGAATCAGAGCAGTGGAAATCGGTTCTGTGATGTTTGGTAAATACAATAAAAGGCACGAACTCATTCCGGCTTCAATGGAATTGGTGCGATTGGCAATACCACGGCGGGTGTATACTCAAAGTCATATGGATTTTGTAATTGAAGTGTTTGAAAAAATAATGCAGAAAAGAGAGAAAACTACCGGATTAAAAATTGTCTATGAACAGCCATTTTTAAGACATTTTACGGCACATTTTGAGCATTCATAA
- the katG gene encoding catalase/peroxidase HPI, giving the protein MESNGHPSTTSYDMNEAAKCPYIGGTLKGSAGKGPRNQDWWPKQINLNILRQHSYLSNPMDEGFNYAEEFKKLDLKALKKDLYDLMTDSQDWWPADYGHYGPFFIRMAWHSAGTYRIQDGRGGGSSGTQRFAPLNSWPDNANLDKARLLLWPIKQKYGNKISWADLMILAGNCALEDMGLKTFGFGGGREDVWEPEEDIYWGPEAEWLGDKRYTGDRELENPLGAVQMGLIYVNPEGPNGKPDPKAAAEDIRETFGRMAMNDEETVALIAGGHTFGKTHGAADPGKYVGPEPAGASIAEQNTGWHNSFESGKGEHTITSGLEGAWTTTPTKWSNNYFENLFGYDWELTKSPAGAYQWKPKGGAGEGLVPDAHNPAKKHAPFMLTTDLALREDPAYEKISRHFYENPDVFADAFARAWYKLTHRDMGPIVRYLGPEVPKEELIWQDPIPSVNHELVNDSDVENLKSKILASGLSVSELVSTAWASASTFRGSDKRGGANGARIRFAPQNGWKVNNPSQLSKVLDKLESVQNDFNNAQSGGKKISLADMIVLGGCAAVEKAAKDAGHNIKVPFNPGRADASQEQTDIEGFEALEPAADGFRNYFAPKHKVAAEDLLVDKAQLLTLTAPEMSVLIAGMRVLDTNFDGSKHGVFTKQPGKLSNDFFVNLLDLNITWKATSDKEEAFEGSDRNSGEVKWTGTRVDLIFGYNSELRGIAELYAQSDSKGKFVKDFAAAWAKVMDLDRFDLN; this is encoded by the coding sequence ATGGAAAGTAACGGACATCCCAGTACTACATCATACGATATGAATGAGGCAGCAAAATGCCCATATATCGGTGGAACTCTAAAAGGCAGCGCCGGAAAAGGCCCTCGAAATCAGGATTGGTGGCCCAAGCAAATAAATCTTAATATTCTTCGACAGCATTCTTATTTGTCAAACCCCATGGATGAGGGTTTTAATTATGCCGAAGAGTTCAAAAAACTTGACCTGAAAGCATTAAAAAAAGATCTCTACGATCTTATGACCGACTCACAGGATTGGTGGCCGGCAGATTATGGCCATTATGGTCCATTTTTTATCAGGATGGCCTGGCACAGTGCGGGTACGTATCGAATTCAGGATGGCCGCGGCGGTGGTAGCTCGGGAACTCAGAGATTTGCACCCTTAAATAGCTGGCCCGATAATGCCAATCTGGATAAAGCCAGACTTCTTCTTTGGCCTATCAAACAGAAATACGGAAATAAAATATCCTGGGCGGATCTAATGATATTGGCCGGGAATTGTGCCCTTGAGGACATGGGATTGAAGACATTTGGTTTTGGCGGAGGCCGTGAGGATGTCTGGGAACCCGAAGAAGATATTTATTGGGGTCCGGAAGCGGAATGGCTGGGCGATAAGCGATATACCGGCGACAGGGAATTAGAAAACCCTTTGGGTGCCGTACAGATGGGATTAATTTACGTAAATCCGGAAGGGCCCAATGGAAAACCCGATCCCAAGGCAGCTGCGGAGGATATAAGAGAAACCTTTGGCCGAATGGCAATGAACGATGAAGAAACCGTAGCACTTATTGCCGGAGGCCATACTTTTGGCAAAACTCATGGTGCCGCAGATCCGGGTAAATATGTAGGGCCGGAACCAGCAGGTGCGAGCATCGCAGAACAAAATACGGGTTGGCACAACAGTTTCGAAAGCGGAAAAGGAGAACATACCATTACCAGTGGACTGGAAGGTGCATGGACAACGACGCCGACTAAATGGAGCAATAATTATTTTGAAAACCTCTTCGGTTATGATTGGGAATTGACAAAAAGTCCGGCGGGTGCTTATCAGTGGAAGCCAAAAGGCGGAGCAGGTGAAGGATTAGTCCCCGATGCCCACAATCCGGCGAAAAAGCACGCACCTTTTATGTTGACCACAGACCTGGCTTTGCGTGAAGATCCGGCTTATGAAAAGATATCACGACATTTTTATGAAAACCCGGATGTTTTTGCCGATGCTTTTGCGAGAGCGTGGTACAAATTGACACACCGGGATATGGGGCCAATTGTACGTTATCTTGGGCCTGAGGTTCCTAAAGAAGAACTGATCTGGCAAGATCCAATTCCAAGTGTAAATCATGAATTGGTTAATGATTCGGATGTAGAAAACTTAAAGAGCAAAATACTTGCCTCAGGCTTAAGTGTTTCTGAACTCGTATCTACTGCATGGGCTTCTGCCTCTACTTTCAGAGGTTCCGATAAAAGAGGAGGTGCCAATGGAGCCAGAATAAGATTTGCGCCTCAAAATGGATGGAAAGTAAACAATCCATCTCAATTATCAAAAGTTCTGGACAAACTGGAAAGCGTACAAAATGATTTCAACAATGCACAGTCCGGAGGTAAGAAAATTTCATTAGCTGACATGATTGTTCTCGGTGGTTGCGCTGCTGTAGAAAAAGCGGCAAAAGATGCCGGTCATAATATTAAAGTACCTTTTAATCCCGGACGTGCGGATGCTTCTCAGGAGCAAACAGATATTGAGGGTTTTGAAGCTCTTGAACCTGCAGCCGATGGATTCAGGAACTATTTTGCACCAAAACACAAAGTAGCAGCAGAAGATTTGCTGGTTGACAAAGCTCAGTTATTGACTTTGACTGCTCCTGAAATGTCTGTCCTGATTGCAGGTATGCGTGTTTTAGATACAAATTTTGACGGCTCCAAACATGGGGTTTTCACAAAGCAGCCCGGTAAACTGAGCAATGACTTTTTTGTTAATCTTTTGGATTTAAATATCACATGGAAAGCGACTTCTGATAAAGAAGAAGCATTTGAAGGATCGGATCGTAATAGCGGTGAAGTAAAATGGACCGGGACTAGAGTCGATTTGATTTTTGGGTACAACTCTGAGCTTCGCGGCATAGCCGAGCTCTATGCGCAAAGTGATTCAAAAGGAAAATTTGTTAAGGATTTCGCAGCGGCTTGGGCCAAAGTAATGGACCTTGATCGTTTTGATTTGAACTAA